Proteins from a single region of Hermetia illucens chromosome 3, iHerIll2.2.curated.20191125, whole genome shotgun sequence:
- the LOC119651514 gene encoding acylphosphatase-2 yields the protein MGIPDLRLLAQVEFEVFGHVQGCGFTKCCRDLCAKSDIRGWVKNSKRGTIVGKMQGPKVEVDKMIEWLSTVGSPGCQIERCELSNWKTLARLDYKDFSIRF from the exons ATGGGTATTCCTGATCTTCGATTGCTTGCTCAAGTTGAATTCGAAGTCTTCGGACATGTTCAAG GTTGTGGCTTCACCAAATGCTGTCGCGACCTTTGTGCCAAATCAGATATTCGCGGTTGGGTGAAAAACTCAAAACGTGGAACAATCGTGGGAAAGATGCAAGGACCAAAAGTTGAAGTTGATAAAAT GATCGAATGGCTATCAACCGTTGGCTCGCCCGGATGCCAAATCGAAAGATGCGAACTATCAAACTGGAAGACTCTCGCGAGATTGGACTACAAGGACTTCTCAATAAGATTTTAA